A stretch of the Clavibacter sp. B3I6 genome encodes the following:
- a CDS encoding RNA methyltransferase: MPGDPEVPQLPARPDAAEPTPTVELSTHGVGPWPGGPEAWPDEPHLDPELLERGDTRNVIDRYRYWSMDAIVADLDQHRHPFHIAIENWQHDMNIGSIVRSANAFAADTVHIVGRRRWNKRGAMVTDRYQHVVHHATIADLVAWAAAEGLPIIAIDNVDGSVLLERTRLPERCVLVFGQEGPGLSDEAVAAAEMTVAISQFGSTRSINASAAAAVVMHAWITQHVAFD; the protein is encoded by the coding sequence ATGCCGGGCGATCCCGAGGTCCCCCAGCTCCCCGCCCGGCCCGACGCGGCCGAGCCGACGCCCACCGTCGAGCTGTCGACGCACGGGGTCGGTCCCTGGCCGGGCGGCCCCGAGGCCTGGCCCGACGAGCCGCACCTGGATCCGGAGCTGCTGGAGCGCGGCGACACCCGCAACGTCATCGACCGCTACCGGTACTGGTCCATGGACGCGATCGTCGCCGACCTCGACCAGCACCGGCACCCGTTCCACATCGCCATCGAGAACTGGCAGCACGACATGAACATCGGGTCGATCGTCCGGAGCGCCAACGCCTTCGCGGCCGACACGGTGCACATCGTCGGCCGCCGCCGGTGGAACAAGCGCGGCGCGATGGTCACCGACCGCTACCAGCACGTCGTGCACCACGCGACCATCGCCGATCTCGTCGCGTGGGCCGCGGCCGAGGGCCTGCCGATCATCGCCATCGACAACGTCGACGGATCCGTGCTGCTGGAGAGGACGCGCCTCCCCGAGCGCTGCGTGCTCGTCTTCGGCCAGGAGGGCCCGGGCCTCAGCGACGAGGCGGTGGCGGCGGCCGAGATGACCGTCGCGATCTCGCAGTTCGGCTCCACCCGCTCCATCAACGCGTCGGCGGCAGCCGCGGTCGTGATGCACGCGTGGATCACGCAGCACGTGGCGTTCGACTGA
- the epsC gene encoding serine O-acetyltransferase EpsC yields the protein MGIVARVVEDLRSARAHDPAARGYLEMVLGYPGLHAVWLHRISHALWRHRVRLAARLLAQVGRSLTGVEIHPGARIGRRLFIDHGMGVVIGATAEIGDDVLMYHGVTLGGKSLVHGKRHPTVGDGVTIGAGAKLLGPIAIGAGSVIGANAVVVKDAPAGSVLTGIPAVETGKRAGRGPDAHVDPAFFVDPAIYI from the coding sequence GTGGGCATAGTCGCCCGCGTCGTCGAGGACCTCCGCTCCGCCCGCGCCCACGACCCGGCCGCGCGCGGGTACCTGGAGATGGTGCTCGGCTACCCGGGGCTGCACGCCGTGTGGCTGCACCGGATCTCGCACGCGCTCTGGCGACATCGGGTGCGGCTCGCCGCCCGGCTGCTCGCGCAGGTCGGGCGCTCGCTCACCGGGGTGGAGATCCACCCGGGTGCGCGGATCGGGCGGCGGCTCTTCATCGACCACGGCATGGGCGTGGTCATCGGCGCGACCGCGGAGATCGGCGACGACGTGCTGATGTACCACGGCGTCACGCTCGGCGGGAAGAGCCTCGTGCACGGCAAGCGGCACCCCACGGTCGGCGACGGCGTCACCATCGGCGCGGGGGCGAAGCTGCTCGGGCCCATCGCGATCGGAGCGGGCAGCGTCATCGGCGCCAACGCGGTGGTCGTGAAGGACGCGCCCGCGGGGTCCGTGCTCACGGGCATCCCCGCGGTGGAGACCGGGAAGCGGGCGGGCCGCGGGCCCGACGCGCACGTGGATCCGGCCTTCTTCGTCGACCCGGCGATCTACATCTGA